From one Neofelis nebulosa isolate mNeoNeb1 chromosome 4, mNeoNeb1.pri, whole genome shotgun sequence genomic stretch:
- the RPL18A gene encoding large ribosomal subunit protein eL20, whose translation MKASGTLREYKVVGRCLPTPKCRTPPLYRMRIFAPNHVVAKSRFWYFVSQLKKMKKSSGEIVYCGQVFEKSPLRVKNFGIWLRYDSRSGTHNMYREYRDLTTAGAVTQCYRDMGARHRARAHSIQIMKVEEIAASKCRRPAVKQFHDSKIKFPLPHRVLRRQHKPRFTTKRPNTFF comes from the exons ATGAAGGCCTCGGGCACG CTGCGAGAGTACAAGGTGGTGGGGCGCTGTCTGCCCACCCCCAAGTGCCGCACTCCTCCGCTGTATCGCATGCGAATCTTTGCACCTAATCATGTTGTCGCCAAGTCCCGCTTCTGGTATTTTGTGTCTCAgctgaagaagatgaagaaatctTCAGGGGAAATTGTCTACTGTGGGCAG GTGTTCGAGAAATCCCCCTTGCGGGTGAAGAACTTCGGCATCTGGCTGCGCTACGACTCCCGCAGCGGCACCCACAACATGTACCGGGAGTACCGGGACCTGACGACCGCGGGCGCCGTCACCCAGTGCT ACCGAGACATGGGTGCCCGGCACCGTGCCCGGGCCCACTCGATCCAGATCATGAAGGTGGAGGAGATCGCAGCCAGCAAGTGCCGCCGCCCGGCAGTCAAGCAGTTCCAC GACTCCAAGATCAAGTTCCCGCTGCCCCACCGGGTCCTGCGTCGCCAGCACAAGCCACGCTTCACCACCAAGAGGCCCAACACCTTCTTTTAG